One Panicum virgatum strain AP13 chromosome 9K, P.virgatum_v5, whole genome shotgun sequence genomic region harbors:
- the LOC120647781 gene encoding peroxidase 57-like translates to MALKQQLPRHSLLPLLLLALAAVQAAVPPLEVQLQVGFYARSCPRAEAIVRRVVRRHAARDRSVLPALIRLHFHDCFVRGCDGSVLIDSTPGRPAEKEAPPNLTLRMLDVVDDVKAAVEEACPGIVPCADIVALAARDAAAMAGRVRYELPTGRRDGTVSSAAEVNLPSPSVSFAEALSAFRSIGLGLVDLTTLLGSHTMGFCHCGLIMNRLYSYNSTSPFDPTMDAGLLAVLRSRCQPRVVTPQNQSRDAIVPMNFVASLGPFGLDNSFYPSVLAGRAVLQIDQELASSGAARRIAAMFASRPGNFRVQFAKSMVKLGGVNVLTGKQGEVRLNCRRFNS, encoded by the exons atgGCCCTGAAGCAGCAGCTGCCGCGTCATTcactgctgccgctgctgctgctggcgctcGCGGCGGTGcaagccgccgtgccgccgctggaGGTGCAGCTGCAGGTCGGCTTCTACGCGCGGTCGTGCCCGCGCGCCGAGGCCATCGTCCGCCGCGTCGTCCGACGCCACGCCGCGCGCGACCGCTCTGTCCTCCCCGCGCTCATCCGCCTGCacttccacgactgcttcgtcAGG GGATGCGACGGCTCGGTGCTCATCGACAGCACGCCGGGCCGCCCGGCCGAGAAGGAGGCCCCGCCGAACCTGACGCTGCGGATGCTCGACGTGGTCGACGACGTCAAGGCGGCCGTCGAGGAGGCGTGCCCGGGCATCGTGCCGTGCGCCGACATCGTCGCGCTGGCCGCCAGGGacgccgcggccatggcggggagGGTGCGCTACGAGCTGCCCACGGGGAGGAGGGATGGCACCGTGTCCAGCGCGGCCGAGGTGAACCTGCCGAGCCCATCCGTCTCGTTCGCCGAGGCCCTGTCCGCCTTCCGCTCcatcggcctcggcctcgtcgaTCTCACCACCTTGCTAGGTTCGCACACCATGGGGTTCTGCCACTGCGGGCTCATCATGAACAGGCTCTACAGCTACAACAGCACCAGCCCGTTTGACCCGACCATGGACGCCGGCCTGCTTGCCGTGCTCCGGAGCCGGTGCCAGCCGCGCGTGGTGACGCCGCAGAACCAGTCGCGCGACGCGATCGTGCCGATGAACTTCGTCGCGTCGCTCGGCCCGTTCGGCCTCGACAACTCCTTCTACCCTAGCGTGCTCGCCGGGAGAGCCGTCCTGCAGATCGACCAGGAGCTCGcgtcctccggcgccgcccgccggatcGCGGCCATGTTCGCGTCGCGACCGGGGAACTTCCGGGTGCAGTTCGCCAAGTCCATGGTGAAGCTGGGGGGCGTGAACGTCCTGACGGGGAAGCAAGGGGAGGTCAGGCTCAACTGTCGACGGTTCAACAGCTGA
- the LOC120650532 gene encoding peroxidase 27-like: MAVRVLPPPVFLLALLLALVASVAHGGDGKLRVGFYKDSCPDAEAIVRRIVARAVREDPTANAPLLRLHFHDCFVRGCEGSVLLNSTKGSTAEKDAKPNHTLDAFDIIDDIKAALEKECPGKVSCADILAIAARDAVSLATKVVTKGEWSKDGNLYEVETGRRDGRVSSAKEAVKNLPDSFDGIRKLIKRFASKNLSLKDLAVLSGAHAIGKSHCPSIAKRLRNFTAHHDSDPTLDTAYADRLRRRCRSPRDRTTELEMVPGSSETFDAAYYGLVAKRRGLFHSDEALLRNDVTRGLVLRYRDSEETFLRDFGASMVNMGRVAVLTGSQGEIRKTCAFVN; this comes from the exons ATGGCAGTGCGAGTGCTTCCGCCTCCGGTGTTCTTGCTAGCTCTGCTGCTGGCGCTGGTTGCTTCGGTCGcccatggcggcgacggcaagcTCAGGGTTGGGTTCTACAAGGATTCGTGCCCGGACGCCGAGGCGATCGTCCGCAGGATCGTCGCCAGGGCCGTCCGCGAGGATCCCACGGCCAACGCGCCGCTGCTGAGGCTCCacttccacgactgcttcgtcAGG GGCTGCGAGGGGTCGGTGCTCCTCAACTCCACCAAAGGGAGCACGGCGGAGAAGGACGCCAAGCCCAACCACACGCTGGACGCTTTCGACATCATCGACGACATCAAGGCGGCGCTGGAGAAGGAGTGCCCCGGCAAAGTCTCCTGCGCCGACatcctcgccatcgccgccagGGACGCCGTCTCGCTG GCTACGAAGGTGGTGACCAAGGGGGAGTGGAGCAAGGACGGCAACCTGTACGAGGTGGAGACCGGCAGGCGGGACGGCCGCGTCTCCAGCGCCAAGGAGGCCGTCAAGAACTTGCCCGACTCCTTCGATGGAATCCGGAAGCTCATCAAGAGGTTTGCATCCAAGAACCTCAGCCTCAAGGATCTGGCCGTTCTGTCAG GTGCCCACGCGATCGGCAAGTCGCACTGCCCGTCGATCGCCAAGCGGCTGCGCAACTTCACGGCGCACCACGACAGCGACCCGACCCTGGACACGGCGTACGCCgaccggctgcggcggcggtgccggagCCCCCGGGACAGGACGACGGAGCTGGAGATGGTGCCGGGGAGCTCGGAGACCTTCGACGCGGCGTACTACGGCCTCGTCGCCAAGCGGCGGGGCCTCTTCCACTCCGACGAGGCCCTGCTCAGGAACGACGTCACCCGGGGGCTCGTGCTCCGGTACCGGGACTCGGAGGAGACCTTCCTCAGGGACTTCGGGGCGTCCATGGTGAACATGGGCAGGGTGGCCGTGCTCACCGGCAGCCAGGGGGAGATCAGGAAGACGTGCGCCTTTGTCAATTAG